In Tiliqua scincoides isolate rTilSci1 chromosome 1, rTilSci1.hap2, whole genome shotgun sequence, the following are encoded in one genomic region:
- the LOC136648195 gene encoding potassium channel subfamily K member 16-like — MIRGRLQTCMLISGYFAYLLVGAFIFQVLEWEVEIKPQDRLNRLKEDFLKNFTSLSPAEVEVFVQNLMEAIRMGIYPRGNEFPTKHSNWDFSNSFFFVGSMLATIGYGNLAPKTAGGQLFCVVFALFGIPLNIVFLHHIGKILSLLCERLAKCLYERGVQKKRTRFLTLMFFLLMGILVFLCAPSVIFQEMEGWTYSEAIYFAFITLSTIGFGDYVIGRQDKKSYFPGYRILVAIWIIFGLAWIALLFNLLTTLLEDPEKKPVQKFLQVKADMRHETNTEGCPTATFPLEDDPLFQREEQKN; from the exons ATGATCCGTGGAAGACTGCAAACCTGCATGCTGATCTCTGGCTACTTTGCTTACCTCCTGGTGGGTGCTTTCATATTCCAAGTTCTGGAATGGGaggttgagataaaaccacaagACAGACTCAATCGGCTGAAAGAGGATTTCCTGAAGAACTTCACATCTCTCAGCCCTGCGGAGGTCGAGGTTTTTGTACAG AATCTGATGGAAGCAATTAGGATGGGAATCTATCCAAGAGGAAACGAGTTTCCCACCAAGCACAGCAACTGGGATTTCAGCAACTCCTTCTTCTTTGTGGGCTCCATGTTGGCCACTATCG GCTATGGAAATCTTGCTCCCAAAACAGCAGGCGGCCAGCTCTTTTGTGTGGTTTTTGCTCTCTTTGGAATCCCATTGAACATTGTCTTCTTGCACCATATTGGCAAGATCCTGTCGCTGCTGTGTGAAAGGCTCGCTAAATGCCTGTATGAGAGGGGAGTACAGAAG aaaagaaCTAGGTTTCTCACCCTTATGTTCTTCCTGCTGATGGGAATTTTAGTGTTCCTTTGTGCGCCATCAGTCATCTTTCAAGAGATGGAGGGCTGGACTTATAGTGAagcaatttattttgcttttattacCCTCAGCACCATTGGCTTTGGAGATTATGTAATAG GGAGACAAGACAAGAAGAGCTATTTTCCTGGCTACCGAATTCTGGTAGCAATTTGGATTATTTTTGGATTGGCCTGGATAGCTCTACTGTTTAATTTGCTGACAACATTACTTGAAGATCCAGAGAAGAAACCCGTTCAGAAATTTCTCCAAGTCAAGGCAGATATGAGACATGAGACAAACACAGAAGGGTGTCCAACTGCTACATTTCCACTTGAAGATGATCCATTATTCCAACGAGAGGAGCAGAAAAATTAG